From Streptomyces griseorubiginosus, one genomic window encodes:
- the cobT gene encoding nicotinate-nucleotide--dimethylbenzimidazole phosphoribosyltransferase, with protein sequence MSSLNLDDFTDLIERPDGGVRRDAEARRERQIVPPGALGRLDDLGEWLAAAQSAVPVRPVERPRVVLFAGDHGIASQGVSGRPAGSASELVREVLEGGRPVSVLARRLGVPVRVVDMALDCDPEGLPEEVVRHRVRRGSGRIDVEDALTPEEAEAAFRAGVAVADEEADSGTDLVVLGDVSVGGTTAAGVLVAALCGTDASVVTGRGGTGIDDLAWMRKCAAIRDALRRARPVLGDQLQLLATVGGADLAAITGFLLQSAVRKLPVVLDGVVVSACALVGQRIAFRAPDWWLAGQNSGEPGQTKALDRMALEPLLDHGVTVGEGAGGLLALPLVQAAAALAAELPERPEAPSEEPEVEEPEKEE encoded by the coding sequence ATGAGCTCGCTTAATCTCGACGACTTCACCGATCTGATCGAGCGCCCCGACGGCGGGGTGCGTCGCGACGCAGAGGCGCGCCGGGAGCGTCAGATCGTGCCGCCCGGGGCGCTGGGCCGCCTCGACGACCTGGGTGAGTGGCTGGCCGCGGCGCAGTCGGCCGTTCCGGTACGGCCGGTCGAACGGCCGCGGGTCGTCCTGTTCGCCGGCGACCACGGGATCGCCTCGCAGGGAGTCTCCGGACGGCCCGCGGGCAGCGCCTCGGAGCTGGTGCGGGAGGTCCTGGAGGGCGGTCGTCCGGTGTCGGTCCTCGCGCGGCGGCTCGGTGTGCCGGTGCGGGTCGTGGACATGGCGCTGGACTGCGATCCGGAGGGGCTGCCGGAGGAGGTCGTACGGCATCGGGTGCGGCGCGGGAGCGGTCGTATCGACGTCGAGGACGCGTTGACGCCGGAGGAGGCCGAGGCCGCGTTCCGGGCCGGGGTCGCGGTCGCCGACGAGGAGGCCGACTCCGGGACCGATCTCGTGGTGCTCGGCGATGTCAGCGTGGGCGGCACCACGGCGGCGGGCGTGCTGGTCGCCGCGCTGTGCGGGACCGACGCGTCCGTGGTGACCGGGCGCGGCGGGACCGGCATCGACGACCTGGCGTGGATGCGCAAGTGCGCGGCGATCCGGGACGCCCTCAGGCGGGCACGGCCGGTGCTCGGGGACCAGTTGCAGCTGCTGGCGACGGTCGGCGGGGCCGATCTCGCGGCGATCACGGGCTTCCTGCTCCAGAGCGCGGTGCGCAAGCTGCCGGTCGTGCTGGACGGCGTGGTCGTGTCCGCGTGTGCGCTGGTGGGGCAGCGGATCGCGTTCCGGGCGCCGGACTGGTGGCTGGCCGGGCAGAACAGCGGGGAGCCGGGGCAGACGAAGGCGCTGGACCGGATGGCGCTGGAGCCGCTGCTCGACCACGGGGTGACGGTCGGCGAGGGGGCGGGCGGACTGCTGGCCCTGCCGCTGGTGCAGGCCGCGGCCGCGCTGGCCGCCGAGCTGCCGGAGAGGCCCGAGGCCCCCTCCGAGGAGCCGGAGGTCGAGGAGCCGGAGAAGGAGGAGTAG
- a CDS encoding endo alpha-1,4 polygalactosaminidase: MPWSHSLKRPFLLVALLLLTAGCSTASDTGSGDARWRPRPGTAWQWQLTGRIDTSVDVPVYDIDGFDQSGAVVSALHDKGRKVICYLSTGAWEDWRPDAGKFPRSVIGRGNGWEGERWLDIRATDVLEPLMADRLDMCRDKGFDAVEPDNMDGYRNRTGFQLTAADQLRYNRLIARLAHERGMAVGLKNDLDQIPDLVGDFDFAVNEQCAQYDECGDMKPFIAADKAVFHVEYELPTSRFCAESRRLKLSSMLKKYELGVWREAC; this comes from the coding sequence ATGCCCTGGAGCCACTCCTTGAAGCGCCCTTTCCTGCTCGTCGCCCTGCTCCTCCTGACAGCGGGCTGCTCGACCGCCTCCGACACCGGGTCCGGTGACGCCCGTTGGCGGCCCCGCCCCGGAACCGCCTGGCAGTGGCAGCTGACCGGCCGGATCGACACCTCCGTCGACGTGCCGGTCTACGACATCGACGGCTTCGACCAGTCCGGGGCGGTGGTGTCCGCCCTGCACGACAAGGGCCGCAAGGTCATCTGCTACCTGTCCACCGGCGCCTGGGAGGACTGGCGGCCCGACGCCGGGAAGTTCCCCAGGTCGGTGATCGGGCGCGGCAACGGCTGGGAGGGCGAACGCTGGCTCGACATCCGTGCCACGGACGTCCTCGAACCCCTGATGGCGGACCGCCTCGACATGTGCCGCGACAAGGGCTTCGACGCGGTGGAGCCGGACAACATGGACGGCTACAGGAACCGCACGGGCTTCCAGCTCACGGCGGCCGACCAGCTGCGCTACAACCGGCTGATCGCGAGGCTGGCCCACGAGCGGGGCATGGCGGTCGGGTTGAAGAACGACCTCGACCAGATACCCGACCTGGTCGGGGACTTCGACTTCGCGGTCAACGAACAGTGCGCGCAGTACGACGAGTGCGGGGACATGAAGCCGTTCATCGCGGCGGACAAGGCGGTCTTCCACGTCGAGTACGAACTGCCCACCAGCCGCTTCTGCGCCGAGTCCCGGCGCCTGAAGCTGAGTTCGATGCTGAAGAAGTACGAGCTGGGGGTGTGGCGCGAGGCCTGTTAG
- a CDS encoding adenosylcobinamide-GDP ribazoletransferase yields MTPPPTDGLRFAFGTLSVLPVKVTRWDRETARGGMLCAPLVGLVLGGISAALGLLLLFLGASEPLAAVATVAVPAVLTRGLHLDGLADTADGLGSGKPAEDALRIMKQSDIGPFGVITLVLVLLAQTAALTQVYGDSWARGAVAAVVSATAARLALTLAARTGVPAARPEGLGAAVAGVVPLRGAALVAAAVTLGAAGAGALFGSYDVVRTVLAVAAAVAAAELLLRHCTRRFGGVTGDVFGGLAETATTAALVILSMTF; encoded by the coding sequence ATGACCCCGCCGCCCACCGACGGCCTCCGCTTCGCCTTCGGCACGCTCAGCGTGCTCCCCGTGAAGGTGACCCGCTGGGACCGCGAGACGGCACGCGGCGGCATGCTGTGCGCTCCGCTGGTCGGACTGGTCCTGGGCGGCATCTCGGCCGCCCTGGGCCTGCTGCTGCTGTTCCTCGGCGCCTCCGAACCGCTCGCCGCGGTCGCCACGGTGGCCGTGCCGGCGGTCCTCACCCGGGGCCTGCACCTCGACGGCCTCGCGGACACGGCCGACGGCCTGGGCAGCGGCAAGCCGGCCGAGGACGCCCTGCGGATCATGAAGCAGTCCGACATCGGCCCGTTCGGCGTGATCACCCTCGTCCTCGTCCTGCTCGCCCAGACCGCGGCGCTGACCCAGGTGTACGGCGACTCCTGGGCCCGGGGCGCGGTCGCCGCCGTGGTCTCGGCGACGGCGGCCCGCCTGGCCCTGACCCTGGCCGCGCGCACCGGCGTCCCGGCGGCCCGTCCCGAGGGCCTGGGAGCGGCTGTGGCGGGAGTGGTCCCGCTCCGCGGCGCCGCACTGGTGGCCGCCGCGGTGACGCTGGGGGCGGCCGGAGCGGGCGCGCTCTTCGGGTCGTACGACGTCGTCCGCACGGTCCTCGCGGTCGCCGCCGCCGTGGCAGCCGCCGAACTCCTGCTGCGGCACTGCACCCGCCGCTTCGGCGGGGTGACCGGCGATGTGTTCGGCGGGCTGGCGGAGACGGCGACGACGGCGGCGCTGGTGATCCTCTCGATGACCTTCTAG
- a CDS encoding leucyl aminopeptidase gives MTALTLSTSAAPGLRADAIVIGVAKGAKGPVVAPGAESVDKAYDGKLAGVLETLGASGAEGEVTKLPSPSGLKAPLVVAVGLGAEPEKDSSFAAEALRKAAGVAARTLTGSKKAVFALPLGDAADLGAVAEGVLLGAYSFDAYKESGKDPRAKNAKAPLAEAALLGGKPRDAAYKAALARAVAVSEELNRARDLINMPPNDLNPEAFAAIVQAAGKEHGLKVQVLDVKALEKGGYGGILGVGAGSASGPRLVKLSYTSSKAKKHLALVGKGITYDSGGISLKPAGHNETMKCDMSGAAAVFAAVVSAARLGLEVNVTGWLALAENMPSGSATRPGDVLRMYSGKTVEVLNTDAEGRLVLADALWAASAEKPDAIVDVATLTGAMMLALGSRTFGIMANDDAFRTAVYEAAEEVGEPAWPMPLPEHLRKGMDSPTADIANMGERMGGGLVAGLFLREFVGEGISWAHLDIAGPAFNDGGPFGYTPKGGTGSAVRTLVRLAELTASGDLG, from the coding sequence GTGACTGCTCTGACTCTCAGCACCTCCGCGGCGCCCGGCCTGCGGGCCGACGCGATCGTGATCGGTGTCGCCAAGGGCGCGAAGGGCCCGGTCGTGGCGCCGGGCGCCGAATCCGTGGACAAGGCCTACGACGGCAAGCTCGCCGGCGTCCTGGAGACCCTCGGTGCCTCCGGCGCCGAGGGCGAGGTGACGAAGCTGCCCTCGCCCTCCGGCCTCAAGGCCCCGCTCGTGGTGGCGGTCGGCCTGGGCGCCGAGCCCGAGAAGGACTCCTCGTTCGCCGCGGAGGCGCTGCGCAAGGCCGCCGGTGTCGCCGCCCGCACGCTGACGGGTTCGAAGAAGGCCGTGTTCGCGCTGCCGCTGGGTGACGCCGCCGACCTCGGCGCGGTCGCCGAGGGCGTGCTGCTCGGCGCGTACTCCTTCGACGCCTACAAGGAGAGCGGCAAGGACCCCAGGGCGAAGAACGCCAAGGCTCCGCTGGCCGAGGCCGCGCTGCTGGGCGGCAAGCCGCGGGACGCCGCGTACAAGGCCGCGCTGGCCCGCGCCGTCGCGGTCTCCGAGGAGCTCAACCGGGCCCGCGACCTCATCAACATGCCGCCGAACGACCTGAACCCCGAGGCCTTCGCCGCGATCGTGCAGGCGGCGGGCAAGGAGCACGGGCTCAAGGTGCAGGTGCTCGACGTGAAGGCCCTGGAGAAGGGCGGCTACGGCGGCATCCTCGGCGTCGGCGCGGGGTCGGCGTCGGGGCCGCGGCTGGTGAAGCTGTCGTACACCTCGTCGAAGGCGAAGAAGCACCTCGCGCTGGTCGGCAAGGGGATCACCTACGACTCGGGCGGCATCTCGCTGAAGCCGGCCGGTCACAACGAGACGATGAAGTGCGACATGAGCGGGGCGGCGGCGGTCTTCGCGGCCGTGGTCTCGGCGGCGCGGCTGGGTCTCGAGGTCAATGTGACCGGGTGGCTGGCGCTGGCCGAGAACATGCCGTCGGGGTCGGCGACGCGGCCGGGTGACGTGCTGCGGATGTACAGCGGCAAGACGGTGGAGGTGCTCAACACCGACGCCGAGGGCCGGCTGGTGCTCGCGGACGCGCTGTGGGCGGCGTCGGCGGAGAAGCCGGACGCGATCGTGGACGTGGCGACGCTGACCGGGGCGATGATGCTCGCGCTGGGCAGCCGCACGTTCGGGATCATGGCCAATGACGACGCCTTCCGTACGGCGGTGTACGAGGCCGCGGAGGAGGTCGGTGAGCCGGCGTGGCCGATGCCGTTGCCGGAGCACCTGCGCAAGGGGATGGACTCCCCGACCGCCGACATCGCGAACATGGGTGAGCGGATGGGTGGCGGGCTGGTCGCGGGGCTGTTCCTGCGGGAGTTCGTGGGCGAGGGGATCTCCTGGGCGCACCTCGACATCGCGGGGCCGGCCTTCAACGACGGCGGGCCGTTCGGGTACACGCCCAAGGGTGGGACGGGGTCTGCCGTGCGTACGCTGGTGCGGCTGGCCGAGTTGACTGCCTCGGGTGACCTGGGCTGA
- a CDS encoding phosphatidylglycerol lysyltransferase domain-containing protein, protein MGDVLDSGTRRPSTTASRRAAGFAVWYLRVVAFVNFLSAVWVTLGQDVRRHNQENYFTPYLLTAGFASGVFTAFLAITMRRRKRAAWILNLVLSGAFLALFVLAMAFPEIRRYAQNWISLVLTAAFVVALLVGRREFYAKGDRSNPRLAAAVAVGGLLVSSLLAALLVTVTNEAPGSSSFTERWWYGTLRLVSVASDDSRFDGIATPNWVDVAINVLSTILVLAVFYAAFRSRRAVDPLTEDDERRLRELLDKHGERDSLGYFALRREKSVVWSPTGKAAVAYRVVGGVSLASGDPIGDPEAWPGAIEPWLAEARVHGWLPAVMGAGEDAGTVYARHGLDALELGDEAIVEIAEFTLEGRAMRTVRQAYNRVKRAGYTVRIRRHEDIPAEEMEALVRRADDWRDGATERGFSMALGRLGDPADGRCVALECRDGEGELKAVLSFVPWGPHGLSLDLMRRDRDADNGLVEFMVIELLNRAREIEITQVSLNFAMFRSVFERGARLGAGPVLRLWRSLLSFFSRWWQIESLYRANAKYRPIWEPRFLLFEKSADLPRIGLASARAEGFLEVPGLPGWLRRREHLSTHR, encoded by the coding sequence ATGGGAGATGTCCTGGATTCCGGTACCCGTCGGCCGTCCACCACCGCCTCTCGGCGGGCCGCCGGGTTCGCCGTCTGGTACCTGCGGGTCGTCGCGTTCGTCAACTTCCTCAGCGCGGTGTGGGTGACGCTGGGGCAGGACGTGCGGCGGCACAACCAGGAGAACTACTTCACGCCGTATCTGCTGACGGCGGGCTTCGCCTCCGGGGTGTTCACGGCCTTCCTCGCCATCACCATGCGGCGGCGCAAGCGGGCCGCGTGGATCCTGAACCTGGTGCTTTCCGGGGCGTTCCTCGCGCTGTTCGTCCTCGCGATGGCGTTCCCGGAGATCCGCCGGTACGCGCAGAACTGGATCTCGCTGGTCCTCACCGCCGCGTTCGTCGTCGCGCTGCTGGTCGGGCGGCGGGAGTTCTACGCCAAGGGCGACCGGTCGAACCCACGGCTCGCCGCCGCCGTCGCGGTGGGCGGACTGCTCGTGTCCTCGCTACTGGCCGCCCTGCTGGTGACCGTCACCAACGAGGCGCCCGGCTCGTCCAGCTTCACCGAGCGGTGGTGGTACGGCACCCTGCGGCTGGTCTCCGTCGCCTCCGACGACTCCCGCTTCGACGGGATCGCCACGCCGAACTGGGTCGACGTCGCCATCAACGTGCTCAGCACGATCCTCGTCCTGGCCGTCTTCTACGCCGCCTTCCGCTCCCGGCGTGCGGTCGACCCGCTCACCGAGGACGACGAGCGGCGCCTGCGGGAGCTGCTGGACAAGCACGGGGAGCGGGACTCGCTCGGGTACTTCGCGCTGCGCCGGGAGAAGAGCGTGGTGTGGTCGCCGACCGGGAAGGCGGCCGTGGCCTACCGGGTCGTCGGCGGGGTCTCGCTGGCCTCCGGCGATCCGATCGGGGACCCGGAGGCCTGGCCGGGGGCGATCGAGCCGTGGCTCGCCGAGGCACGCGTGCACGGGTGGCTGCCGGCGGTGATGGGCGCGGGCGAGGACGCGGGGACCGTGTACGCGCGACACGGCCTGGACGCGCTGGAGCTGGGCGACGAGGCGATCGTCGAGATCGCCGAGTTCACCCTGGAGGGCCGGGCGATGCGGACCGTGCGGCAGGCCTACAACCGGGTCAAGCGGGCCGGGTACACGGTCCGGATCCGGCGCCACGAGGACATCCCCGCCGAGGAGATGGAGGCGCTCGTACGGCGGGCCGACGATTGGCGGGACGGGGCCACCGAACGCGGGTTCAGCATGGCGCTGGGGCGGCTCGGGGACCCCGCGGACGGCCGGTGCGTGGCGCTGGAGTGCAGGGACGGCGAGGGCGAGCTGAAAGCCGTGCTGTCCTTCGTGCCCTGGGGACCGCACGGGCTGTCGCTCGACCTCATGCGCCGGGACCGCGACGCCGACAACGGCCTCGTGGAGTTCATGGTCATCGAGCTCCTCAACCGGGCCCGGGAGATCGAGATCACCCAGGTCTCGCTCAACTTCGCCATGTTCCGTTCGGTCTTCGAACGTGGGGCACGGCTCGGTGCCGGGCCGGTGCTGCGGCTGTGGCGCTCGCTGCTGAGCTTCTTCTCCCGCTGGTGGCAGATCGAGTCGCTGTACCGGGCCAACGCCAAGTACCGGCCCATCTGGGAGCCGCGCTTCCTGCTCTTCGAGAAGAGCGCGGACCTGCCGCGCATCGGCCTCGCGTCGGCCCGCGCGGAGGGGTTCCTGGAGGTGCCGGGACTGCCGGGGTGGCTGCGGCGGCGGGAGCACCTGAGCACGCACAGATGA